A portion of the Halodesulfovibrio aestuarii DSM 17919 = ATCC 29578 genome contains these proteins:
- a CDS encoding hydantoinase/oxoprolinase family protein translates to MLIGIDVGGTHTDAVAVENGKVVASGKVPTVHDDLLSSVLGALEIVLEGVSPEDVTRLNLSTTLSTNAIVEGRTDDVGVIVSSGPGIDPYNFQTGKFYFPVKGSIDHRGEEVAPVAEKEVMDAFDTCVAAGVTSFAAVSKFSTRNPAHEERIAELVASKSDVISLGHRFSGQLGFPRRIATAYYNAAVWRLYNRFADAVEAGVWAKGITAPVNILKADGGTMPLERSRELPVESILSGPAASVMGVLAQRCVGEKCSKSDSLEGETLILDIGGTTTDIALLVAATPLVEKDGISVGSFPTLVHALKTRSIGVGGDSALRYSAGALRVGPERKGVCMAEGGSSPALMDALIYCGHASFGDTSASRHGIEHFADQCGMEPSALAMSAITLAVKTISRAVHEFIEEVNSTPVYTIREILSGDELTPTQVSIMGGPAKAFQTLLAEELHVPVYTVPQYSVANAIGAAMTKPTFELELFADTEAQTLFIPVVGERRSVSSNYKLIDAVLDAKEAMVEYFSQRNIIISADEIEVTEQQSFNMIGDYGTVGRNIRVKCQITPGVEI, encoded by the coding sequence ATGCTTATTGGTATTGATGTCGGCGGCACGCATACCGACGCAGTGGCCGTTGAGAATGGGAAAGTGGTTGCCTCGGGAAAAGTGCCCACAGTGCACGATGATTTACTGTCATCGGTACTGGGTGCGCTTGAGATAGTGCTTGAGGGTGTTTCTCCAGAAGATGTAACACGCCTTAATTTATCAACGACACTTTCAACAAATGCCATAGTTGAAGGACGTACAGATGATGTTGGTGTGATTGTTTCTTCAGGCCCCGGCATTGATCCGTATAATTTTCAGACCGGCAAATTTTATTTTCCTGTCAAAGGGTCTATTGACCATAGAGGGGAAGAGGTCGCCCCTGTCGCTGAGAAAGAAGTCATGGATGCTTTTGACACGTGTGTTGCGGCGGGAGTTACCTCGTTTGCCGCTGTTAGTAAGTTTTCTACAAGAAATCCTGCGCATGAAGAACGCATTGCGGAATTAGTTGCTTCTAAAAGTGATGTGATATCGTTAGGGCATCGTTTTTCCGGTCAACTCGGTTTTCCACGTCGCATTGCAACGGCTTACTACAACGCTGCTGTCTGGCGTCTCTATAACAGGTTTGCAGATGCTGTTGAAGCTGGAGTATGGGCAAAGGGGATTACTGCTCCTGTGAACATTCTTAAAGCTGATGGCGGGACAATGCCGCTTGAACGTTCTCGTGAGCTTCCTGTTGAGTCTATACTCTCAGGGCCTGCTGCCAGTGTTATGGGCGTGTTAGCGCAGCGCTGTGTTGGGGAAAAGTGTTCAAAGTCGGACTCACTGGAAGGTGAAACACTTATTCTTGATATCGGCGGTACGACCACGGACATAGCCTTGTTGGTAGCGGCGACACCCCTTGTAGAAAAAGACGGTATTTCCGTCGGTAGTTTCCCAACCTTGGTGCATGCGTTAAAAACTCGTTCCATAGGTGTCGGTGGTGACTCCGCGTTACGCTATTCAGCCGGTGCGCTACGTGTGGGGCCGGAACGAAAAGGTGTCTGTATGGCTGAAGGCGGAAGCAGCCCTGCGCTAATGGATGCACTTATTTACTGCGGGCATGCGTCTTTTGGTGATACTTCCGCGAGTCGGCATGGAATCGAACATTTTGCAGATCAATGTGGAATGGAGCCGTCAGCACTGGCAATGTCCGCAATTACCCTTGCGGTGAAAACAATATCACGGGCAGTGCATGAGTTTATCGAGGAAGTGAACAGCACTCCTGTATATACTATTCGAGAAATTTTGAGCGGGGATGAACTGACACCGACTCAGGTAAGCATTATGGGAGGGCCGGCAAAAGCTTTTCAGACATTACTTGCCGAAGAATTGCATGTGCCGGTGTATACTGTTCCACAGTACTCTGTGGCTAATGCCATTGGTGCTGCAATGACAAAGCCGACTTTTGAGCTGGAACTGTTTGCAGATACGGAAGCACAGACCCTTTTTATTCCTGTAGTAGGGGAGCGCCGCAGTGTTTCTTCAAATTATAAGTTGATTGATGCTGTACTGGATGCAAAAGAAGCTATGGTCGAGTACTTCTCGCAACGTAATATCATTATAAGTGCTGACGAGATAGAAGTGACTGAGCAGCAATCTTTCAATATGATTGGCGATTATGGCACGGTTGGAAGAAATATCCGTGTTAAATGTCAGATAACACCAGGAGTTGAAATATAG